A single region of the Micropterus dolomieu isolate WLL.071019.BEF.003 ecotype Adirondacks linkage group LG02, ASM2129224v1, whole genome shotgun sequence genome encodes:
- the sp100.1 gene encoding uncharacterized protein sp100.1 isoform X1 — protein MDPLDFLESDELLRFFRRHKTEMSCMEDPHIFLCQLKDHDLIADDAYKKVSRMRSKKNITKGLYDILDLLERNRSSHIKVFWSCVFKEPILNHYPTLRMLRNSLMDGSFHFDIQLPEKGESEETDEGEWKELSEDEEGEEKKANSVKKKRKLRSSSVCYEDEQAGPSSQLTPGQRKKSKRIRFSSPLKKGENNAIWNWPLYKLQLPVTCGRQEGILDRNRLAKGQKCIVVKRQWFTPTEFEKFAGKESYKNWKMSIRCMNTPLGKLIKEGHLESVKYKGGCKKAKKSLFPADRLITVSEGEEDEDEECDLDKEDQVSLSSRESSAHVTDEEGEAEAQTEEQPEASHDSSKKVFKVTCGAVAGTLHKKRFASGTCGKSIRTETSWMSPAEFTKEASCQTDATWRKDIKWEGKPLCVLIEAKVLKIHSPLCPCRLCKPDSKDLENQKNDDECCICKSEEEEEELVVCDQCPRSFHQKCHLPHLEDDIIGDDTPWMCTFCVFKTNQDCYYWDELEWEAAMSRQISQHMLVSIHSECQYLLLCLWSADEEQTFARNPSLYLRDYSTVIKTPMWLGNVADKLQEQLYKTVGEFVSDVQLIFTNCASYNRDNAEFLAMGNRLKEFFDGELKKVLHIC, from the exons ATGGATCCGCTGGACTTCCTTGAGTCGGACGAACTCCTGCGGTTCTTCCGCCGCCATAAAACAGAAATGTCCTGCATGGAGGACCCGCACATCTTTCTCTGCCAGCTCAAGGACCACGACCTGATCGCAGACGACGCATACAAG aaggTGAGTCGCATGAGGAGTAAAAAGAACATTACGAAAGGCCTTTATGACATTCTGGACTTGTTGGAGAGAAATCGATCAAGCCACATCAAAGTGTTCTGGAGCTGTGTCTTCAAAGAGCCCATCTTGAACCATTACCCCACCCTGCGAATGCTGCGCAACAGCCTCATGGACG GGTCTTTTCATTTTGACATACAACTGCCCGAGAAGGGGGAAAGTGAAGAGACAGACGAAGGGGAATGGAAGGAGCTTTCAGAAGATGAGGAGGGTGAGGAGAAGAAAGCAAACTCagtaaaaaagaagagaaaacttAGAAGTAGTTCCGTGTGCTATGAAGACGAGCAGGCCGGACCATCGTCTCAGTTGACTCCAGGTCAGAGGAAGAAGTCCAAGAGAATACGCTTCT cttctcccctgaAGAAGGGAGAGAACAACGCCATTTGGAACTGGCCCCTGTATAAGTTGCAGCTGCCTGTGACCTGTGGACGCCAGGAGGGAATACTGGACAGAAACAGACTGGCTAAAg GGCAGAAGTGTATTGTGGTCAAGAGACAGTGGTTTACTCCAACTGAATTTGAGAAGTTTGCAGGGAAGGAGAGCTACAAGAACTGGAAGATGAGCATTCGGTGTATGAATACCCCGCTGGGAAAACTTATAAAG GAAGGTCACCTGGAATCAGTGAAGTACAAGGGAGGGtgtaaaaag GCCAAGAAATCACTGTTCCCAGCTGATCGTTTAATCACAG TGTCTGAgggagaggaagatgaagatgaggagTGTGACCTGGACAAGGAAGACCAGGTTTCGTTAAGCAGCAGGGAAAGTTCGGCACATGTCACAG ATGAGGAAGGAGAGGCGGAGGCACAGACTGAGGAGCAGCCAGAAGCCAGCCATGACAGTAGCAAGAAGGTTTTCAAAGTTACATGTGGAGCTGTAGCTGGGACCTTACACAAAAAACGATTTGCCTCAG GGACTTGTGGGAAGAGTATTCGTACTGAGACGAGCTGGATGAGTCCAGCGGAGTTCACGAAGGAGGCGTCCTGTCAGACAGATGCCACCTGGAGGAAAGACATCAAGTGGGAAGGGAAACCACTCTGTGTCCTCATAGAG GCAAAAGTCTTGAAGATCCACTCACCGCTGTGTCCTTGCAGACTTTGCAAACCAGATAGTAAAGACCTG GAGAATCAGAAAAACGATGACGAGTGCTGCATCTGtaaaagtgaagaagaagaagaagagctggTGGTGTGTGATCAGTGCCCTCGCTCCTTCCACCAGAAATGTCACCTGCCTCATTTAGAAGACGACATAATAGG ggaCGATACACCATGGATGTGTACTTTCTGTGTATTCAAAACCAATCAAGATTGCTATTACTGGGATGAGCTGGAATGGGAAGCTGCCATGTCTCGCCAAATATCACAACACATGCTGGTGAGCATACACTCC GAATGCCAGTATCTCCTTCTGTGTCTGTGGAGTGCTGATGAGGAGCAAACATTTGCCAGAAACCCAAGCCTCTAT TTGAGAGACTACTCCACTGTGATCAAGACTCCGATGTGGCTGGGCAATGTGGCAGACAAACTCCAGGAGCAGCTCTACAAGACTGTTGGAGAGTTTGTGTCCGATGTCCAGCTCATCTTCACCAACTGTGCTTCATACAACCGG GATAATGCTGAATTCTTGGCCATGGGCAACAGACTGAAGGAGTTCTTCGATGGAGAATTAAAGAAAGTGTTACACATCTGTTAA
- the sp100.1 gene encoding nuclear body protein SP140 isoform X3: MDPLDFLESDELLRFFRRHKTEMSCMEDPHIFLCQLKDHDLIADDAYKKVSRMRSKKNITKGLYDILDLLERNRSSHIKVFWSCVFKEPILNHYPTLRMLRNSLMDGSFHFDIQLPEKGESEETDEGEWKELSEDEEGEEKKANSVKKKRKLRSSSVCYEDEQAGPSSQLTPGQRKKSKRIRFSSPLKKGENNAIWNWPLYKLQLPVTCGRQEGILDRNRLAKGQKCIVVKRQWFTPTEFEKFAGKESYKNWKMSIRCMNTPLGKLIKAKKSLFPADRLITVSEGEEDEDEECDLDKEDQVSLSSRESSAHVTDEEGEAEAQTEEQPEASHDSSKKVFKVTCGAVAGTLHKKRFASGTCGKSIRTETSWMSPAEFTKEASCQTDATWRKDIKWEGKPLCVLIEAKVLKIHSPLCPCRLCKPDSKDLENQKNDDECCICKSEEEEEELVVCDQCPRSFHQKCHLPHLEDDIIGDDTPWMCTFCVFKTNQDCYYWDELEWEAAMSRQISQHMLVSIHSECQYLLLCLWSADEEQTFARNPSLYLRDYSTVIKTPMWLGNVADKLQEQLYKTVGEFVSDVQLIFTNCASYNRDNAEFLAMGNRLKEFFDGELKKVLHIC, encoded by the exons ATGGATCCGCTGGACTTCCTTGAGTCGGACGAACTCCTGCGGTTCTTCCGCCGCCATAAAACAGAAATGTCCTGCATGGAGGACCCGCACATCTTTCTCTGCCAGCTCAAGGACCACGACCTGATCGCAGACGACGCATACAAG aaggTGAGTCGCATGAGGAGTAAAAAGAACATTACGAAAGGCCTTTATGACATTCTGGACTTGTTGGAGAGAAATCGATCAAGCCACATCAAAGTGTTCTGGAGCTGTGTCTTCAAAGAGCCCATCTTGAACCATTACCCCACCCTGCGAATGCTGCGCAACAGCCTCATGGACG GGTCTTTTCATTTTGACATACAACTGCCCGAGAAGGGGGAAAGTGAAGAGACAGACGAAGGGGAATGGAAGGAGCTTTCAGAAGATGAGGAGGGTGAGGAGAAGAAAGCAAACTCagtaaaaaagaagagaaaacttAGAAGTAGTTCCGTGTGCTATGAAGACGAGCAGGCCGGACCATCGTCTCAGTTGACTCCAGGTCAGAGGAAGAAGTCCAAGAGAATACGCTTCT cttctcccctgaAGAAGGGAGAGAACAACGCCATTTGGAACTGGCCCCTGTATAAGTTGCAGCTGCCTGTGACCTGTGGACGCCAGGAGGGAATACTGGACAGAAACAGACTGGCTAAAg GGCAGAAGTGTATTGTGGTCAAGAGACAGTGGTTTACTCCAACTGAATTTGAGAAGTTTGCAGGGAAGGAGAGCTACAAGAACTGGAAGATGAGCATTCGGTGTATGAATACCCCGCTGGGAAAACTTATAAAG GCCAAGAAATCACTGTTCCCAGCTGATCGTTTAATCACAG TGTCTGAgggagaggaagatgaagatgaggagTGTGACCTGGACAAGGAAGACCAGGTTTCGTTAAGCAGCAGGGAAAGTTCGGCACATGTCACAG ATGAGGAAGGAGAGGCGGAGGCACAGACTGAGGAGCAGCCAGAAGCCAGCCATGACAGTAGCAAGAAGGTTTTCAAAGTTACATGTGGAGCTGTAGCTGGGACCTTACACAAAAAACGATTTGCCTCAG GGACTTGTGGGAAGAGTATTCGTACTGAGACGAGCTGGATGAGTCCAGCGGAGTTCACGAAGGAGGCGTCCTGTCAGACAGATGCCACCTGGAGGAAAGACATCAAGTGGGAAGGGAAACCACTCTGTGTCCTCATAGAG GCAAAAGTCTTGAAGATCCACTCACCGCTGTGTCCTTGCAGACTTTGCAAACCAGATAGTAAAGACCTG GAGAATCAGAAAAACGATGACGAGTGCTGCATCTGtaaaagtgaagaagaagaagaagagctggTGGTGTGTGATCAGTGCCCTCGCTCCTTCCACCAGAAATGTCACCTGCCTCATTTAGAAGACGACATAATAGG ggaCGATACACCATGGATGTGTACTTTCTGTGTATTCAAAACCAATCAAGATTGCTATTACTGGGATGAGCTGGAATGGGAAGCTGCCATGTCTCGCCAAATATCACAACACATGCTGGTGAGCATACACTCC GAATGCCAGTATCTCCTTCTGTGTCTGTGGAGTGCTGATGAGGAGCAAACATTTGCCAGAAACCCAAGCCTCTAT TTGAGAGACTACTCCACTGTGATCAAGACTCCGATGTGGCTGGGCAATGTGGCAGACAAACTCCAGGAGCAGCTCTACAAGACTGTTGGAGAGTTTGTGTCCGATGTCCAGCTCATCTTCACCAACTGTGCTTCATACAACCGG GATAATGCTGAATTCTTGGCCATGGGCAACAGACTGAAGGAGTTCTTCGATGGAGAATTAAAGAAAGTGTTACACATCTGTTAA